Below is a genomic region from Salinirussus salinus.
GTGGGTCGAAAAGCCCCTCTTCTGCTGCTCGGATCACGACCCCTGACGACAGATCGCCTTCCTGAATCTCTCGTCGCCACGTACTTACCCAGTTGCCGATACGGGCCATCTGCTGGCACTCGTAGATCAATCCTCGGAGTCGACCCAAGTCGGTCGGATCGAACGAGGGCGAGTACGTCAAGTCTATATCGGCGTACGGGAACATGACCATGTTGTAACTCCCGAGGGCGTACGCTTCAGAGAGATTCGCCATCGTTGGCGTGTGGTTGACCAGAAATCCGTACCGCATCGACTGCAGAGCCTGACGGAGATCGAAGAGAAAGACGTCTTCGTATTCTCCATAGAGTGGATTTGCCTGGAGCGCTGTCTCGAACTCGTCCCACACGTCCCTTACGACGGAAAGATACTCGCTGTCGACGTTGGAGTGACCCGTCTCACTGCTGTACTGCTCGAACGGGATCTTTGCACCCTCTTCGAAGGTTTCCTTGTCGTGAATCTGGTCTGCCAGGTCATCCAGGAGCGTGATATACATCGTGAGTAGGGTTTTCTGCTCCCGCACCTCTCCCCCCTTATTGACAACAGAAGAAAGTCGGAAATTCGGCCATAGTGAATGCAACCATTTCCAGACATAGTCGTCTCGGATCCCGACATTTTCGTCATACTCGGCTTCTAATTGAATAACCGATTCCGGAAGAGATACCTCTCGAACCCCCAATTCACTATCCATCAGTATCCCATCAGCTCCAAATCATTACCAAGTATTTGTCCAGTGGCTATTAAATCCAGCCTTTTCGACAAAATCGGTCTATTCGATAGCACCAGCACCACTCCTTGACATCGTCGCTGAGAACGATTCCCTATTGAGTCGGAGTGGATTTCTTCCGGCCGATGCAGATCGAACGGGAAACAGCCCGCCGTGAACCGGCACGGGATCCGTTCGATTGGGTGGTATTGCGGCTATCCAACCGCTCTAAAAGTAGAGGTTTTTCAGTCGTCGGCCGGTGCAGCTCCGGTCGGCCCGCTTCCAGCAGTTGAAGAATCCTGGCTCAGAGTTGCGTACAGCATGATCAGCATGGACACTATGAGTGCTATTCCCCAAAGGAAGCCGGTGGGCATGAGGAAACCGAGGTCGAAGCCTTCTCCAAGCCAGACGATACCAGGAATACCCCACTGACCAGCGATGAACAAGGCCGTGACCGCGGTGCGAAGATTACCGGTGACTTCGAGTGCTGGTACAGCGAAGCCCATCACGATTGCGAGGATCGAGATTACTCCAAGGTGTGCGTGACCACCGATCATCCAGCCAGGACTCCCGTTGCCGCCGGCCAACAAGGTGAACTGGTACAGTCCGACAGCCATCATCGTTGCGAGCTCAAGGAACCCACTGGCTTTGAGCGCCTTTGTAATATACAGTGCAGGGAACATATTCGACCATGTTAAAAATTGATGATTAGATGACTATCATCCAGTAACTTCGATTTCTATCGAGCCCTCTTCACGGGCTTCTTTGACCTCTTCAGTCGTCAAAAAGACAGACGCACCAACGAGGTCACCATCCCTATTCTTCCATTCCATCAATTCGTGCATTTGGTAGATCGTTCACCTCCGGTATTTAGAGATTGAGGGGTTTGATACAGTCTAGATACTCCTTGCGAGCATCCTCTCGGTCGACTCGCGTGTAGATATCCATCGTTTCACTTGCCGCGTCACCACGGATGTACCGCAGTATGTGTTGCTTCATTCCTTGATTCCGCATCAGCGTTGTGAATACAGTTCGATAGGTGTGCGGCGTGAACTTCTTGTGAAATCTGTCCTCGCTGCGCTCCATCACACCTGCCTTGACGGTGGCATCCTTCACTGCCCGCTGCACCTGAGTCTTCGATACACGGTTCCCACGGATACTGAGGAACAAGTAGTCCGAATCGTCGTTCGATGGCCGGGTGAATTTGAACCGCTCAATGGTCTGGATCGTCTCCTCGTCTACCGGCACGACCGTCTGCTTGCCACCTTTCCGTTCTCGGAGACGAACGAATCCCTCGTCTAACATCAGGTCATCCATCTTCACTTCCAAGGCCTCGCTGACACGACAGCCGGTCTTGGCGAGGAGGACGGCGACCGTCTTGTTCCGTGGATCGGTCATCTCCCGGATTATCTTGGCACCGTTCTCCCAGGTCGCACAGTCGGGCCGTTTGC
It encodes:
- a CDS encoding tyrosine-type recombinase/integrase; this translates as MADDWYETVYENKHDVVNEFIRKKQSTGCSHRTLNSYSRTLKKFFHEQFPDLTPSEVTVRHVEDYVVTLDQRGLSQNTKRRYLESLSAFYDWTMKRPRFEDITGNPAAVVLEDIPKKIRKRPDCATWENGAKIIREMTDPRNKTVAVLLAKTGCRVSEALEVKMDDLMLDEGFVRLRERKGGKQTVVPVDEETIQTIERFKFTRPSNDDSDYLFLSIRGNRVSKTQVQRAVKDATVKAGVMERSEDRFHKKFTPHTYRTVFTTLMRNQGMKQHILRYIRGDAASETMDIYTRVDREDARKEYLDCIKPLNL